In Aristaeella hokkaidonensis, the following are encoded in one genomic region:
- a CDS encoding SIMPL domain-containing protein, whose translation MRKLTAIILALVLALSLSAALADSTISVSGTGEVLVPADVAVVSLGVNARNAEAPRAQAEANEIIARIREALTAAGFAEDDINTGYINLYGIYDYSSYGGSEKITGYNASSSLAVRVTDMSRVGEVIDLAFGAGANMLDGVSFSVQDETAARADALRMAVEDAKAKAAVLAEAAGFTNLEIENIQENGVYAYDSGANNFAVKAAGMAEYATDAATIIHAAKISVNANIIITFEVK comes from the coding sequence ATGCGTAAACTGACTGCAATCATCCTGGCCCTTGTGCTGGCCCTGTCCCTGTCCGCCGCCCTGGCGGATTCCACCATCTCCGTCTCCGGCACCGGCGAGGTGCTGGTCCCCGCCGACGTGGCGGTTGTGTCCCTGGGCGTGAACGCCCGGAATGCCGAGGCGCCCCGTGCCCAGGCGGAAGCCAACGAGATCATCGCCCGGATCCGGGAAGCCCTGACGGCTGCCGGTTTTGCCGAGGATGATATCAACACCGGGTATATCAACCTCTACGGTATATACGACTACAGCAGCTACGGTGGCAGCGAAAAAATCACCGGCTACAACGCCTCTTCCAGCCTGGCCGTCCGGGTCACGGACATGAGCCGCGTGGGCGAAGTGATTGACCTGGCCTTCGGCGCCGGTGCCAACATGCTGGACGGCGTTTCCTTCTCCGTGCAGGATGAAACCGCTGCCCGGGCGGATGCCCTGAGGATGGCTGTGGAAGACGCAAAGGCCAAGGCCGCCGTGCTGGCGGAAGCCGCCGGATTCACCAACCTGGAAATTGAAAACATCCAGGAAAACGGCGTGTACGCCTATGACAGCGGCGCCAACAACTTCGCCGTGAAGGCCGCCGGAATGGCGGAATACGCAACCGACGCCGCCACCATCATCCACGCGGCAAAGATCAGCGTGAACGCGAATATCATTATCACGTTTGAAGTGAAGTAA
- a CDS encoding type II toxin-antitoxin system Phd/YefM family antitoxin, with amino-acid sequence MNIDTNSIVTATEANQNFSRVAKLAEKKGRVVVFKNNRPKLLIIDLDTEPQIEMTEDEKLEFVARRILKEHKAAFEELAK; translated from the coding sequence ATGAATATCGATACAAATTCTATTGTGACTGCTACTGAAGCTAATCAGAACTTTTCCCGCGTAGCCAAACTGGCCGAGAAAAAAGGGAGAGTTGTCGTTTTCAAAAACAATCGTCCCAAACTGCTGATTATTGATCTGGATACCGAACCGCAAATTGAAATGACCGAAGATGAAAAACTGGAGTTTGTTGCCCGCAGGATTCTAAAGGAACACAAAGCCGCTTTTGAAGAACTGGCAAAATAA
- a CDS encoding RNA polymerase sigma factor, with amino-acid sequence MIAEKGPSCNTEELFDNLVLEYQMPLKRLCFMYLRDMTLAEDAVQDTFLKVYKNMDQFREGCSMKTWIMKIGVNTCRDMLRSAWLRHRKMSVNPDDLQLAAEENEKDEEAEELGQALLKLPVRYKDVILLYYYQDMNLTEVAEALHTSTSTVSRRLKHAQEILRNELKGGWEDEWKQSSSEGSSGSGSDDVRCEA; translated from the coding sequence ATGATTGCGGAAAAGGGCCCGTCCTGCAACACGGAAGAATTGTTTGACAACCTGGTACTGGAATACCAGATGCCGCTGAAGCGCCTGTGCTTTATGTATCTGCGTGACATGACCCTGGCTGAGGATGCCGTGCAGGATACATTCCTGAAGGTATACAAGAACATGGATCAGTTCAGGGAAGGCTGCAGCATGAAAACCTGGATCATGAAGATCGGGGTCAACACCTGCCGTGACATGCTTCGTTCCGCCTGGCTTCGCCACCGGAAAATGAGCGTGAATCCGGACGACCTCCAGCTGGCTGCTGAAGAAAACGAAAAGGATGAAGAGGCGGAAGAACTTGGCCAGGCGCTGCTGAAGCTGCCTGTCCGGTATAAAGACGTGATTCTCCTTTACTATTATCAGGACATGAATCTGACTGAGGTTGCGGAAGCGCTGCATACCTCAACTTCAACCGTATCAAGACGATTAAAACATGCGCAGGAAATACTCCGGAATGAGCTGAAAGGAGGTTGGGAAGATGAGTGGAAACAATCTTCATCAGAAGGTTCATCAGGCAGTGGATCAGATGACGTCCGCTGCGAAGCCTGA
- a CDS encoding radical SAM protein — protein MSINFDLLIAGCNTRCRHCYVNGGPGPMMPAELALLCIEKLDTLAALLPCETSFTMDNEPMNHPEIETIIRSAASTQHIPHYHHGMTSGIALLNRKDRDAVLQAYMECGYRDFGITIHGNAAHHDEIVRREGAYQASVDVAEYIKSRGATVGLSLMFNRFFPEDADGTDSLITRLQPSWIFFAVPNFTPHVHMAEFEPYRGTLEMLNQLRPQLERWRWPEEMRQEVCTPGMLRERIEGGLEIAELFRQPQDELYLTVHPDGNLYVGNTGAETECLGNMRTLDIRETALRISELPGNRDYTAFYDINRLPGREELLRALELLPRDLAYSDTASAIYRILAAMDVPTKIIR, from the coding sequence ATGTCCATCAATTTTGATCTTTTGATTGCCGGGTGCAATACCCGCTGCAGGCACTGCTATGTGAACGGCGGCCCGGGGCCCATGATGCCCGCGGAGCTGGCGCTTTTATGCATTGAGAAGCTGGACACCCTGGCAGCCCTCCTGCCCTGTGAAACCAGCTTCACCATGGACAATGAACCCATGAACCATCCGGAGATTGAAACCATCATCCGGAGCGCTGCTTCGACCCAGCACATTCCCCACTACCACCACGGCATGACCAGCGGCATTGCCCTGCTGAACCGGAAAGACCGGGACGCCGTGCTGCAGGCCTATATGGAGTGCGGCTACCGTGACTTCGGCATCACCATCCACGGAAACGCCGCACACCACGATGAGATCGTCCGGCGGGAAGGCGCTTACCAGGCCTCGGTTGACGTTGCGGAATATATCAAGTCCCGCGGAGCAACAGTCGGCCTGTCCCTGATGTTCAACCGTTTCTTCCCGGAGGACGCGGATGGAACCGACAGCCTGATCACCAGGCTTCAGCCAAGCTGGATCTTTTTCGCCGTTCCCAATTTCACGCCCCATGTGCACATGGCGGAGTTTGAACCTTACCGCGGCACCCTGGAGATGCTCAATCAGCTTCGCCCGCAGCTGGAGCGCTGGCGCTGGCCGGAAGAAATGCGGCAGGAAGTCTGCACCCCCGGTATGCTCCGGGAGCGGATCGAAGGCGGGCTTGAGATCGCGGAGCTGTTCCGGCAGCCCCAGGACGAACTGTACCTGACTGTGCATCCGGACGGGAACCTGTATGTGGGAAACACCGGTGCGGAAACGGAATGCCTGGGCAATATGCGGACGCTGGATATCCGGGAGACGGCCCTGCGCATCAGCGAACTGCCGGGGAACCGGGACTATACCGCGTTCTATGACATTAACCGCCTGCCCGGCCGGGAAGAACTGCTCCGGGCGCTGGAGCTGCTGCCCCGGGACCTGGCGTACAGTGATACCGCCAGCGCCATTTACAGAATTCTGGCAGCGATGGACGTTCCGACAAAGATCATCCGTTAA
- a CDS encoding Fic family protein encodes MERYAPPFTVTVQMLGQVAEIAEKIGRISGYRSFETKPHLRRNNRIRSVWSSVAIEANSLSLDEVRSVINGKTVIGPAKDIQEVKNAYQAYEQLGHFDPFSLKELKRLHGIMTYLTVQQSGVFRDHNEGVFRGNKCIFMAPPPELVPDHMESLFAWMKEARKTLHPLILSSVFHYEFVFIHPFEDGNGRMARLWQTALLMQWHPVFQYLPIENHIHKFQQEYYDAIAVCHSSGSSDAFIEFMLDKINRTLDWTLEQVSGEDAYLPEAVKRLLDIMEYDVPYTGAQLMQKLQLKSRDNFRKMYLLPALERSLITMSVPDKPTSRNQRYIRK; translated from the coding sequence ATGGAACGCTATGCACCGCCTTTTACGGTCACTGTTCAGATGCTGGGGCAGGTTGCGGAGATTGCTGAAAAGATTGGCAGGATCAGCGGTTATCGTTCTTTTGAAACGAAGCCCCATCTGCGCAGGAACAACCGCATTCGTTCTGTCTGGTCCTCTGTGGCCATTGAGGCAAATTCCCTCTCGCTGGATGAGGTCAGGAGCGTCATTAATGGCAAGACGGTAATCGGCCCAGCCAAAGATATCCAGGAAGTCAAGAACGCATACCAGGCCTATGAACAGCTGGGCCATTTTGATCCTTTCTCGCTGAAGGAATTGAAAAGGCTTCATGGGATCATGACATATCTGACTGTGCAGCAGTCCGGCGTATTTCGGGATCATAATGAGGGTGTCTTCAGGGGAAACAAGTGCATCTTTATGGCGCCGCCTCCGGAACTGGTGCCTGACCATATGGAATCACTGTTCGCCTGGATGAAGGAAGCGAGGAAGACGCTGCATCCCCTGATCCTCTCTTCTGTTTTTCATTATGAGTTTGTTTTTATCCATCCTTTTGAGGACGGGAACGGACGGATGGCCCGCCTGTGGCAGACAGCGCTGCTGATGCAGTGGCATCCCGTTTTCCAGTATCTGCCGATTGAGAACCATATCCATAAATTCCAGCAGGAATACTATGACGCGATCGCTGTCTGTCATTCCTCCGGCAGTTCGGATGCGTTTATTGAATTCATGCTGGATAAGATCAACCGAACCCTGGACTGGACCCTGGAGCAGGTTTCCGGGGAAGACGCCTATCTGCCTGAAGCCGTGAAACGCCTCCTGGATATCATGGAGTATGATGTGCCTTATACAGGCGCCCAGCTCATGCAGAAGCTGCAATTGAAATCCCGGGACAACTTCCGGAAAATGTACCTGCTTCCTGCCCTGGAAAGATCACTGATTACCATGAGCGTTCCGGACAAACCCACCAGCCGGAACCAGCGCTATATCAGGAAATAA
- a CDS encoding metallophosphoesterase family protein, with amino-acid sequence MKKIVLLADLHGNMVATEAMERELDKIQPDDIWFLGDAVGKGPESDKTCDWARTHCNHWLAGNWDRVLRTIPEPNLYFINQIGEERLQWLDSLPLEDELEISGIRFRLVHGRFLDPMYGSDDPDEKLREGFRFHDGRPEASGMICADSHAPYIRPLIGGYAMNTGSIGVNLGVSRAHALLLEGEDGPAPLKITILSVPYDNRKAAAIAEQYPDLPQRERYLKEITRWIM; translated from the coding sequence ATGAAAAAAATCGTTCTTCTGGCGGATCTTCACGGCAACATGGTTGCCACCGAGGCAATGGAACGGGAACTGGACAAAATCCAGCCGGATGACATCTGGTTCCTCGGGGACGCCGTCGGCAAGGGACCGGAAAGCGACAAGACCTGCGACTGGGCCAGGACGCATTGCAACCACTGGCTGGCGGGAAACTGGGACCGCGTCCTGCGCACCATTCCGGAACCCAACCTCTATTTCATCAACCAGATCGGCGAAGAGCGGCTTCAGTGGCTGGATTCCCTCCCCCTGGAGGATGAGCTGGAGATCAGCGGCATTCGCTTCCGCCTTGTTCACGGCCGCTTCCTGGATCCTATGTATGGCAGCGATGACCCTGACGAAAAGCTGAGGGAAGGGTTCCGCTTCCATGACGGGCGGCCGGAAGCGAGCGGCATGATCTGCGCCGACAGCCACGCGCCCTATATCCGTCCGCTAATCGGCGGATACGCGATGAACACCGGCAGCATCGGCGTCAACCTCGGTGTTTCCAGGGCACACGCGCTGCTGCTGGAGGGAGAGGACGGCCCCGCGCCATTAAAGATTACCATCCTGTCTGTTCCCTATGACAACCGGAAGGCGGCAGCCATCGCTGAGCAGTATCCCGACCTTCCCCAGAGGGAACGCTACCTGAAAGAAATCACCAGATGGATCATGTAA
- a CDS encoding zinc ribbon domain-containing protein — protein sequence MKNTNPKNEKIGRLIVAGFGVLWTTAAFSITAGSPWPVARIVLPAFGILFTIGALLGHSSESSNPDDEAENTTMESPVEQFNPKEMDAPGQTGRKESPIQAPAPQPRQKKYVFCPYCGTAQEEDYKICESCGAGRKEK from the coding sequence ATGAAAAACACAAACCCTAAAAATGAAAAAATCGGCAGACTCATCGTGGCCGGTTTCGGCGTCCTCTGGACCACGGCTGCTTTCAGTATTACGGCAGGGTCCCCCTGGCCGGTAGCCAGGATCGTGTTACCGGCCTTTGGCATACTGTTTACCATCGGTGCTTTGCTGGGGCATAGTTCCGAAAGCAGCAACCCCGACGATGAAGCAGAAAACACCACCATGGAGTCTCCGGTGGAACAGTTTAATCCCAAAGAGATGGACGCCCCCGGACAAACAGGCAGGAAAGAGTCTCCGATTCAGGCACCGGCTCCGCAGCCCCGGCAGAAGAAATATGTGTTCTGCCCCTACTGCGGCACCGCACAGGAAGAGGATTACAAAATCTGCGAAAGCTGCGGTGCAGGAAGAAAAGAAAAGTAA
- a CDS encoding MFS transporter, which translates to MKTRRLTKKEMWIFAVGQLGWSILSGIINTWLVTFYLPTQSSVDVGAKFYVPTGLVIFGVLTVLGLITFFCRIFDAVTDPWIASLSDRSRNPKGRRIPFMQRAAIPFAVITILVFFAPVEAISTINIVWIFVFLILFYLFMTMYCTPYNALISEFGKTQEDRMYISTAISLTFFFGTLIAYLPFVFASFLQSAVSYAWSYRILFIVLAAVALVCMLVPCFKLKEKDFVNAEPSESNALKSLSNTFKNRNFRRFAASDVAYWIGLTLFQTGLPFFVKVSMQLNEFYTTVFLGAMTVLSACFYPFVSKLVAKQGKKKLVIIGFLGLALAYLVTALIGVVPGLTGIVPGVLIVIIAAFPMALLGIIPQAIVADVAEQDALLTGEKREGMFFAARTFAMKFGQSVAMLVFTSLAVLGTTQDLTSNDLTASPIGLRIVAVAAVVFCVLGAVLLVAYDEKKVMEDLQKKD; encoded by the coding sequence ATGAAAACCAGACGTCTGACAAAAAAGGAAATGTGGATTTTTGCGGTTGGCCAGCTGGGCTGGTCCATCCTCAGCGGCATCATCAACACCTGGCTTGTGACCTTCTACCTGCCGACGCAGAGCTCGGTGGACGTGGGCGCGAAGTTCTATGTGCCGACGGGCCTGGTGATCTTCGGCGTGCTGACGGTGCTCGGCCTGATCACCTTTTTTTGCCGGATCTTTGACGCGGTGACGGACCCCTGGATTGCCTCCCTCTCTGACCGGAGCCGGAACCCGAAGGGCCGGCGCATTCCCTTTATGCAGCGGGCGGCCATTCCCTTTGCGGTGATCACCATCCTGGTGTTCTTCGCACCGGTGGAAGCGATCAGCACGATCAACATCGTTTGGATCTTTGTTTTCCTGATCCTCTTCTACCTGTTCATGACCATGTACTGTACGCCGTATAACGCGCTGATCTCCGAGTTCGGCAAAACACAGGAAGACCGGATGTACATCTCCACGGCGATCTCCCTGACCTTCTTCTTCGGCACGCTGATTGCCTACCTGCCCTTTGTGTTCGCTTCCTTCCTCCAGTCTGCTGTCAGCTATGCCTGGAGCTATCGGATCCTGTTCATTGTGCTGGCGGCGGTGGCGCTCGTCTGCATGCTGGTGCCCTGCTTCAAGCTGAAGGAAAAGGACTTTGTGAACGCGGAGCCCAGCGAAAGCAACGCCCTGAAGAGCCTGTCCAACACCTTCAAAAACAGGAACTTCCGCCGCTTTGCAGCCTCTGACGTGGCCTACTGGATCGGCCTGACGCTGTTCCAGACGGGCCTGCCCTTCTTCGTGAAGGTTTCCATGCAGCTGAATGAGTTCTACACGACGGTATTCCTGGGCGCAATGACTGTGCTGTCCGCTTGCTTCTATCCGTTCGTTTCCAAGCTGGTGGCTAAACAGGGCAAGAAGAAGCTGGTCATCATCGGCTTCCTCGGCCTGGCACTGGCTTACCTGGTCACCGCGCTGATCGGTGTGGTGCCGGGCCTGACGGGAATCGTCCCCGGCGTGCTGATCGTGATCATCGCCGCCTTCCCCATGGCGCTGCTGGGCATTATTCCCCAGGCCATCGTGGCGGATGTGGCGGAGCAGGACGCGCTGCTGACCGGGGAAAAGCGGGAAGGCATGTTCTTCGCTGCCCGCACCTTTGCGATGAAGTTCGGCCAGTCCGTGGCCATGCTGGTGTTCACCTCCCTGGCAGTGCTGGGCACCACGCAGGACCTGACCAGCAACGACCTGACCGCGTCTCCCATCGGCCTGCGGATCGTGGCGGTGGCCGCGGTGGTGTTCTGCGTGCTGGGCGCGGTGCTGCTGGTGGCGTATGATGAAAAGAAAGTAATGGAAGACCTGCAGAAGAAGGATTGA
- a CDS encoding GGDEF domain-containing protein, producing the protein MLRDYLVQNWALILVSLAFLISLRTTAFLDKSFARRMFLLIFEVLILSIIVFIEFEQKDLGIIWKGRPYLIFIRYSAGSLLEAQVLYSLVKKYPRIIFIPAIITAVICFISIYTGIITRVLPDGSIQNGPLRLLPFIVPGIYGCFIVYFLYKRTNKQINDLFPVAFFSLALGSMVILPFFIRQAYSQIFCKTISIALFAYYLFSIQNLTRIDSLTGVLNRQACYAELETDPEGITALVSIDMNGLKEINDTHGHAAGDEALTTLALCFTQAAKAHQSVYRIGGDEFLVICRQGSPEEVLQLVERIRKNVAATKYSCSIGYSCAGESRKSVSEMMKESDEMMYAEKARHYQEIGVDRRRN; encoded by the coding sequence ATGCTAAGGGATTATTTAGTCCAGAACTGGGCCCTGATCCTGGTGTCTCTGGCTTTTTTGATATCTCTTCGCACAACAGCCTTCCTGGATAAATCCTTTGCCCGCCGCATGTTTTTGCTGATCTTTGAAGTCCTGATCCTTTCCATTATTGTGTTTATCGAATTTGAGCAGAAAGACCTGGGGATCATATGGAAAGGCAGGCCTTACCTGATATTCATCCGGTACAGCGCAGGGTCTCTTCTTGAGGCACAGGTTCTTTATTCCCTGGTAAAGAAGTATCCGCGGATCATCTTTATCCCCGCTATCATTACAGCGGTGATCTGCTTCATCAGCATTTACACCGGCATCATCACCCGGGTGCTGCCGGACGGCTCGATCCAGAACGGCCCACTGAGGCTGCTCCCTTTCATTGTTCCGGGAATCTATGGCTGTTTCATCGTTTATTTCCTGTACAAGCGCACCAACAAGCAGATCAACGATCTTTTTCCGGTAGCCTTCTTCTCCCTCGCGCTGGGCAGCATGGTGATCCTTCCCTTCTTCATCAGGCAGGCCTACTCCCAGATTTTCTGCAAGACCATCTCGATCGCACTGTTTGCCTACTACCTGTTTTCTATCCAGAACCTGACCAGAATAGATTCGCTGACCGGCGTCCTGAACCGCCAGGCCTGCTACGCTGAGCTGGAAACCGATCCGGAAGGAATTACCGCCCTTGTTTCCATCGACATGAACGGCCTGAAGGAAATCAACGACACCCACGGCCATGCTGCAGGAGATGAAGCGCTGACCACCCTGGCGCTGTGCTTCACCCAGGCAGCCAAAGCCCACCAGTCCGTCTACCGCATCGGCGGGGACGAGTTCCTGGTCATCTGCCGGCAGGGCAGCCCGGAAGAGGTTCTCCAGCTGGTTGAGCGGATCCGGAAGAACGTTGCCGCAACGAAATACAGCTGCTCCATCGGCTACAGCTGTGCCGGGGAAAGCCGGAAATCCGTCAGCGAGATGATGAAGGAATCCGATGAGATGATGTACGCCGAGAAAGCCCGGCACTATCAGGAGATTGGTGTAGACAGGAGAAGGAACTGA
- a CDS encoding GGDEF domain-containing protein encodes MTMLRDYFVQNWALILVSLAFLVSLRSTAFMDKTFAKRMTLLIFEVVFLSISVYIEFALDDRGIVWKGRPYLMFIRYSATPFIDAQVLYTLVKKLRKTIFIPAIVTMAICFISIFTGTITRILPDGTIQYGPLRLLPYLVPGIYGSLIIYILYKRSSKQFNDLIPVFFFSFAMGSGVFLPFIFGPIFSHVFCETIAIALFTYYLFSIQGLTTNDSLTKVLNRQACYADMETEPEKITGIVSIDMNGLKVINDTHGHAAGDEALATLALCFTQAAKAHQSVYRIGGDEFLIICRKCTLDDVLQLVRRIRKNVSETKYSCAIGYSCTEGSRKSVNEMMKESDEMMYVEKASYYKVFGKDRRRN; translated from the coding sequence ATGACCATGTTGAGAGATTATTTCGTCCAGAATTGGGCTCTCATCCTGGTTTCGCTTGCCTTTTTGGTGTCCCTGCGATCCACGGCCTTCATGGATAAAACCTTTGCCAAACGCATGACCCTGCTGATCTTCGAAGTGGTGTTCCTTTCCATTTCCGTGTATATCGAGTTCGCACTGGATGACCGGGGCATTGTCTGGAAAGGCCGGCCGTACCTGATGTTTATCCGGTACAGCGCCACCCCGTTCATCGACGCGCAGGTGCTCTATACTCTGGTGAAAAAGCTCCGGAAAACCATCTTTATTCCCGCCATTGTCACAATGGCGATCTGCTTCATTTCCATCTTCACCGGCACCATCACCCGGATACTGCCGGACGGCACGATCCAGTACGGTCCCCTGAGGCTGCTGCCCTACCTTGTCCCGGGAATCTACGGCTCGCTCATCATTTATATCCTGTACAAGCGCAGCAGCAAGCAGTTCAATGATCTGATCCCCGTCTTCTTCTTCTCCTTCGCGATGGGCAGCGGGGTTTTCCTGCCCTTCATTTTCGGTCCCATCTTCTCCCATGTCTTCTGTGAGACCATCGCGATTGCGCTGTTTACCTACTATCTTTTTTCCATCCAAGGCCTGACAACCAACGATTCGCTGACCAAAGTGCTGAACCGCCAGGCCTGCTATGCTGACATGGAGACCGAGCCGGAGAAAATAACGGGCATTGTTTCCATCGACATGAACGGCCTGAAGGTCATCAACGACACCCATGGCCATGCCGCCGGGGATGAAGCATTGGCCACCCTCGCGCTGTGTTTCACCCAGGCAGCCAAAGCCCACCAGTCCGTCTATCGTATCGGCGGGGACGAGTTCCTGATCATCTGCCGGAAATGTACCTTGGATGACGTTCTCCAGCTGGTCAGGCGCATCCGGAAGAACGTCTCCGAAACAAAATACAGCTGCGCAATCGGATACAGCTGCACAGAGGGCAGCCGGAAGTCCGTCAACGAAATGATGAAGGAATCCGACGAAATGATGTACGTGGAAAAAGCCAGCTATTACAAAGTATTCGGCAAGGACAGGAGAAGAAACTGA
- a CDS encoding GGDEF domain-containing protein, whose translation MSLIKKGVERGVSLRRFSWLMLFLSAIIMAILLYTTISTVRAFDALSDATGDYIELAAAADDLMDASDYLTEEVQRYTVIGDRTHLENYFREAEGERRREHALAVMFKNAPNSPALAQLQSAMNESMDLMNREHYAMRLMLDASGDMDIPAALQKVELTEEDKALSREEKTNKAQLLTHDADYYAQKSRIREDMQECVDTLTGSTQKTREEMEARTGTSLKWMIALILLQSICVFKILWLTTRLGVRPLLKAVNHIRKDEQLPVTGAQEFRYLADTYNKMYHTYKKNIESLSFKASHDELTGVYNRAGYDLIRESLDLSSTALMILDVNFFKEINDTSGHETGDEALKKVGRVLTENFRSVDYICRIGGDEFTVFMVNLKDEPEELIRRKVDQINAALMDDSDGSPSVSMSVGIAIGDGEADSQELFRRADTALYHVKENGRMGCCFYEKDMKIKENER comes from the coding sequence GTGTCGTTAATCAAAAAAGGAGTGGAGCGGGGCGTTTCACTGAGACGCTTTTCCTGGCTTATGCTCTTTTTGTCCGCGATCATCATGGCGATCCTGCTGTATACCACCATCAGCACGGTGCGGGCTTTTGACGCCCTGTCCGACGCGACGGGAGACTATATCGAGCTGGCTGCCGCCGCGGATGACCTGATGGACGCCTCCGATTACCTGACGGAGGAGGTCCAGCGATATACCGTTATCGGCGACCGGACGCACCTGGAAAACTATTTCCGGGAGGCGGAGGGAGAGCGCAGGCGGGAGCATGCCCTGGCGGTCATGTTCAAGAACGCTCCCAATTCTCCGGCCCTGGCCCAGCTGCAATCGGCCATGAATGAATCCATGGACCTGATGAACCGGGAACACTATGCCATGCGCCTGATGCTGGACGCCTCCGGGGATATGGATATCCCGGCTGCCCTGCAGAAGGTGGAACTGACCGAAGAGGATAAGGCGCTGTCCAGAGAGGAAAAAACGAACAAGGCACAGCTGCTGACCCATGACGCGGATTATTACGCGCAGAAGAGCCGGATCCGGGAGGATATGCAGGAGTGCGTGGACACCCTGACCGGAAGCACCCAGAAGACCCGGGAGGAAATGGAAGCCAGGACGGGCACCTCCCTGAAGTGGATGATCGCCCTGATCCTGCTCCAGAGCATCTGCGTGTTCAAGATCCTGTGGCTGACCACCCGGCTGGGCGTGCGGCCCTTGCTGAAGGCCGTGAACCACATCCGCAAGGATGAACAGCTGCCGGTCACCGGCGCCCAGGAATTCCGGTACCTGGCAGACACCTACAACAAGATGTACCACACCTATAAGAAGAATATTGAGAGCCTGAGCTTCAAGGCCTCCCATGACGAACTGACGGGTGTGTATAACCGGGCGGGCTATGACCTGATCCGGGAAAGCCTGGATCTTTCCTCCACGGCCCTGATGATCCTGGACGTGAACTTCTTTAAGGAGATCAACGACACTTCCGGCCATGAGACCGGCGACGAAGCCCTGAAGAAGGTCGGCCGGGTGCTGACGGAAAACTTCCGCTCTGTGGACTATATCTGCCGCATCGGCGGTGACGAGTTCACGGTCTTCATGGTGAACCTGAAGGATGAACCGGAGGAACTGATCCGGCGCAAGGTGGACCAGATCAACGCCGCCCTGATGGACGACTCCGACGGCTCGCCCTCGGTCAGCATGAGCGTGGGTATTGCCATTGGCGACGGGGAAGCAGATTCCCAGGAGCTGTTCCGCCGCGCGGACACAGCCCTCTACCACGTGAAGGAGAACGGCCGCATGGGCTGCTGCTTCTACGAAAAGGACATGAAGATCAAGGAAAACGAAAGATAA